A section of the Ciceribacter thiooxidans genome encodes:
- a CDS encoding phosphopentomutase, giving the protein MARAFLFVLDSFGVGGAPDARDYGDDGANTLGHIAEFCAAGAGDRKGLRSGPLSLPNMSSLGLVTIARLASGRAPAGMPMPDRVFGLHGAASEVSRGKDTPSGHWEMTGTPVMFDWGYFPAEGDAFSPDLVEAICREAELPGILGNCHASGTEIIARLGEEHIRTGKPICYTSTDSVFQIAAHESHFGLERLLNLCRIVRKLVDPLNIGRVIARPFIGETPATFVRTGNRRDFSVLPPEPTLLDRIVEAGGKVHAVGKIGDIFAHQGVSDLTKANGNMALMDATLEVMDHSDDGDLVFTNFVDFDMLYGHRRDVPGYAAALEALDRRLPEVHRKLRPGDMVVLTADHGCDPTWRGTDHTRERVPIMAFGPGIKSRQVGVRSTYADIGETIAAHLGIPAGRQGRSFL; this is encoded by the coding sequence ATGGCACGGGCGTTTCTTTTCGTACTCGATTCCTTCGGCGTCGGTGGCGCCCCCGATGCCCGCGACTACGGGGACGATGGTGCGAACACTCTGGGGCACATCGCCGAATTCTGCGCGGCGGGTGCCGGCGACCGCAAGGGTCTGCGCTCCGGGCCGCTTTCGCTTCCCAACATGTCATCGCTGGGTCTGGTGACGATTGCCAGGCTTGCGAGCGGACGGGCACCGGCCGGCATGCCGATGCCGGACCGCGTCTTTGGCTTGCATGGAGCGGCGAGCGAGGTTTCTCGCGGCAAGGACACCCCCTCCGGCCACTGGGAGATGACCGGAACGCCAGTGATGTTCGACTGGGGCTACTTTCCGGCCGAGGGCGATGCCTTTTCGCCGGACCTGGTGGAGGCGATCTGCCGCGAGGCCGAACTTCCCGGCATCCTCGGAAATTGCCATGCCTCGGGAACGGAAATCATTGCCAGGCTCGGAGAAGAACACATCCGCACCGGCAAGCCCATCTGCTACACGTCGACCGACTCGGTCTTCCAGATCGCCGCCCATGAGAGCCACTTCGGCCTGGAGCGGCTGCTGAACCTCTGCCGCATCGTCCGTAAGCTCGTCGACCCGCTGAATATCGGACGTGTGATCGCGCGACCTTTTATCGGGGAGACACCGGCAACCTTCGTGCGGACCGGCAATCGCAGGGACTTCTCTGTCCTGCCGCCTGAGCCGACGCTTCTGGACCGTATAGTAGAGGCAGGCGGGAAGGTGCACGCCGTCGGAAAGATCGGCGACATCTTTGCCCACCAGGGTGTCAGCGATCTCACCAAAGCAAATGGCAACATGGCCCTGATGGACGCAACGCTCGAGGTCATGGACCATTCCGACGACGGCGATCTCGTCTTCACCAATTTTGTCGACTTCGATATGCTGTACGGGCACCGCCGAGATGTGCCCGGCTACGCCGCCGCGCTGGAGGCGCTTGACCGGCGACTACCCGAAGTTCACCGCAAACTGCGCCCCGGCGACATGGTGGTATTGACCGCGGACCACGGTTGCGATCCCACCTGGCGGGGCACCGACCATACCCGCGAACGCGTCCCCATCATGGCCTTCGGGCCTGGTATCAAGTCCCGTCAGGTGGGCGTACGCAGCACGTATGCTGACATCGGCGAGACAATTGCCGCCCATCTCGGAATTCCTGCCGGACGGCAAGGACGGAGTTTTCTTTGA
- a CDS encoding adenosine deaminase, with translation MTRHMKKAELHCHIEGAAPPSLALAQAEKYGIDTNGFIRDGAYVWNDFTSFIACYDAVASVFRTAEDYALLAEAYLLELAAANTIYSELFISPDHGEAVGLPALDYIEGLAAGIRSAKERAGIECRMIIIGERHLGPENVFSRAKFAAKLGHPLVTGFNMAGEERMGRVADYAPAFDIVREAGLGITIHAGELCGAFSVADALDLVRPTRIGHGVRAIEEPDLVKRLADLGTVLEVCPGSNIALKVFPDYESHPLRKFVEAGVRVTLNSDDPPFFHTSLAQEYDTASKIMGFMDDEIDAMTRTALEAAFVDEETRKSLLARLEPVPAVRM, from the coding sequence TTGACACGACACATGAAGAAGGCAGAGCTGCACTGCCACATCGAAGGCGCGGCGCCGCCTTCGCTCGCTCTCGCCCAGGCGGAGAAGTACGGCATAGACACCAACGGCTTCATTCGTGATGGTGCCTACGTCTGGAACGATTTCACGAGCTTCATCGCGTGCTACGACGCCGTCGCCTCCGTTTTCCGGACGGCTGAGGACTATGCCCTTCTGGCCGAAGCATATCTTCTGGAACTCGCCGCGGCGAACACCATCTATAGCGAACTCTTCATATCGCCGGACCACGGCGAAGCCGTCGGCCTGCCGGCGCTCGACTACATCGAAGGCCTGGCCGCCGGCATCCGGTCGGCCAAGGAAAGAGCCGGCATCGAATGCCGGATGATCATCATCGGTGAGCGCCACCTCGGTCCCGAGAATGTTTTCAGCCGCGCGAAATTCGCCGCGAAACTCGGTCACCCGCTGGTGACGGGCTTCAACATGGCGGGCGAGGAGCGCATGGGGCGGGTCGCCGACTACGCGCCTGCCTTCGACATCGTGCGCGAGGCCGGGCTCGGCATCACCATTCACGCCGGAGAACTCTGCGGCGCCTTCAGCGTTGCGGATGCGCTGGACCTCGTTCGGCCGACACGCATCGGCCACGGTGTCCGGGCCATCGAAGAGCCAGATCTCGTGAAGCGGCTCGCTGACCTGGGTACGGTCCTCGAGGTTTGCCCCGGCTCGAATATCGCGCTGAAGGTCTTCCCTGACTACGAGAGCCATCCCTTGCGGAAATTCGTCGAGGCCGGCGTTCGTGTGACCCTCAATTCCGATGATCCACCCTTCTTCCATACCTCGCTCGCGCAGGAATACGACACGGCGTCGAAAATAATGGGTTTTATGGATGACGAGATCGATGCGATGACGCGCACCGCGTTGGAGGCCGCCTTCGTCGACGAGGAGACGCGAAAGTCCCTCCTTGCTCGCCTCGAACCGGTCCCTGCGGTGCGCATGTAG
- the upp gene encoding uracil phosphoribosyltransferase, with protein MDGVKVIDHPLVQHKLTIMRRKETSTGSFRRLLREISTLLCYEVTRDLELKMETIETPLTEMDSPVLEGKKLVFASILRAGNGLLEGMLELVPSARVSHIGVYRDHETLQPVEYYFKAPEDIAERLIIVVDPMLATGNSSIAAIDKLKERGAHNIRFLCLLAAPEGIKNFREAHPDVPVFTAAIDSHLNEKGYIVPGLGDAGDRMYGTK; from the coding sequence ATGGACGGCGTCAAAGTCATCGATCACCCGCTCGTGCAGCACAAGCTGACCATCATGCGCCGTAAGGAAACCTCCACGGGGAGTTTCCGTCGGCTGCTGCGCGAAATCTCGACACTGCTCTGCTACGAGGTCACGCGCGATCTCGAACTGAAGATGGAGACGATCGAAACCCCGCTCACGGAAATGGATTCGCCTGTCCTCGAGGGCAAAAAGCTCGTGTTCGCCTCCATCCTGCGCGCTGGAAACGGCCTGCTCGAGGGCATGCTCGAACTCGTGCCGTCCGCCCGCGTCTCGCATATCGGCGTCTACCGCGACCACGAAACGCTGCAGCCGGTCGAATACTATTTCAAGGCGCCGGAAGACATCGCCGAACGATTGATCATTGTCGTAGATCCGATGCTGGCCACCGGCAACTCCTCCATCGCCGCAATAGATAAGTTGAAGGAACGCGGCGCCCATAACATCCGCTTCCTGTGCCTTCTGGCTGCACCTGAAGGAATCAAGAATTTTCGTGAAGCCCATCCGGACGTGCCGGTCTTCACCGCGGCGATCGACAGCCATCTCAACGAAAAGGGTTACATCGTGCCGGGGCTGGGCGATGCAGGCGACCGGATGTACGGAACGAAGTAG
- a CDS encoding retropepsin-like aspartic protease family protein, which translates to MLMRSLMFVFLSGVVALQMSSSFESWQNTLGEEPAGKADPVANAAVPSGTSILKADAVGHYRGLFKLNGKPVEGMVDTGASAVAINESTARRLGYGAAALDFRYTVNTANGRSEAAVVKLKRVEVGSIKIEDVDALVLRDDALSDTLIGMSFLSRLSSYKAERRSLTMVH; encoded by the coding sequence ATGCTGATGCGCAGTCTGATGTTCGTATTTCTCTCGGGTGTCGTTGCCCTTCAGATGTCGTCGTCCTTCGAAAGTTGGCAGAACACACTCGGCGAGGAACCCGCGGGGAAAGCAGACCCCGTCGCGAACGCCGCGGTTCCCTCAGGTACATCCATCCTGAAGGCCGATGCTGTGGGTCATTATCGCGGCCTGTTCAAGCTCAACGGGAAACCGGTCGAGGGGATGGTCGACACCGGTGCATCCGCCGTTGCGATCAACGAGAGCACCGCACGCCGCCTCGGATACGGCGCCGCAGCCCTGGACTTCCGCTATACGGTGAACACGGCCAACGGCCGGAGCGAGGCCGCGGTCGTTAAGCTGAAACGTGTCGAGGTCGGCTCCATCAAGATCGAAGATGTTGACGCCCTCGTGCTGCGAGACGACGCACTCTCCGACACGCTGATCGGCATGAGCTTTCTCAGTCGCCTGAGCAGCTACAAGGCCGAACGTCGCTCACTGACCATGGTTCATTGA
- the deoA gene encoding thymidine phosphorylase, with translation MLPQEIIRRKRDGAVLTSGEISEFIAALSNDTLSEGQIAAFAMAVFFRGMTAEEIVALTIAMRDSGEILAWPGVGRPIADKHSTGGVGDNVSLMLAPIAAACGLAVPMISGRGLGHTGGTLDKLQSIPGYQVMPDAATFHRTVEEVGCAIIGQTGDLAPADRRLYAIRDVTATVESVPLITASILSKKLAAGLQTLVLDVKVGNGAFMASLAEAEELAGSLVRVANGAGVKTSALLTDMNEPLADCAGNAIEVRNCVDFLLGRKAGTRLETVTLALTAEMLVNAGLAPDAATAETSCRSALYSGKAAEIFGRMVRGLGGPADFIERSDVHLPAAAIEIPVLAAREGWVSACDTRALGLAVVALGGGRTKPSDSIDPRVGLSGLLPIGTPVSKGDMIATVHAADHDSGERAAQTVQAAYAIAQEAPPSRPVVLKRMA, from the coding sequence ATGCTGCCTCAGGAAATTATTCGACGCAAACGCGACGGCGCCGTGCTGACGAGCGGAGAGATATCGGAATTCATCGCCGCTCTGAGCAATGACACCTTGTCGGAGGGGCAGATCGCCGCTTTTGCCATGGCGGTCTTTTTCCGCGGGATGACGGCCGAAGAGATCGTTGCCCTGACGATCGCCATGCGCGACTCGGGCGAAATTCTCGCGTGGCCCGGGGTGGGGAGACCGATCGCCGACAAGCATTCGACCGGCGGTGTCGGCGACAACGTGTCGCTGATGCTTGCGCCGATCGCGGCCGCTTGCGGACTCGCCGTTCCAATGATTTCCGGACGCGGCCTCGGCCATACGGGCGGCACGCTCGACAAGCTGCAGTCGATCCCGGGCTACCAGGTCATGCCGGATGCGGCGACGTTCCACCGCACAGTGGAAGAGGTCGGCTGCGCCATCATCGGCCAGACCGGCGATCTCGCTCCGGCGGACCGGCGGCTTTACGCCATTCGCGACGTTACCGCGACCGTGGAGTCCGTACCGCTGATTACGGCGTCCATACTGTCGAAGAAGCTGGCGGCGGGACTGCAGACGCTGGTGCTCGATGTGAAGGTCGGCAACGGTGCCTTCATGGCGAGCCTTGCCGAAGCCGAGGAACTTGCCGGCTCTCTCGTGCGTGTCGCAAATGGTGCCGGCGTCAAGACATCGGCCTTGCTGACAGACATGAACGAGCCGCTCGCTGACTGTGCCGGCAATGCGATCGAAGTTCGCAACTGTGTCGATTTTCTGCTCGGCCGGAAGGCAGGTACAAGACTAGAGACGGTGACGCTCGCGCTGACCGCGGAGATGCTGGTCAACGCGGGTCTTGCGCCCGATGCTGCGACCGCGGAGACGAGTTGCCGCAGTGCGCTTTATTCAGGAAAGGCGGCCGAGATCTTCGGCAGGATGGTGCGTGGGCTCGGTGGTCCTGCCGATTTCATCGAACGATCTGATGTCCATCTGCCCGCCGCCGCAATCGAGATACCGGTTCTTGCTGCTCGCGAAGGGTGGGTATCGGCCTGCGATACCCGTGCGCTCGGGCTTGCCGTCGTCGCGCTTGGTGGCGGCCGCACGAAGCCCTCTGACTCCATTGATCCCCGCGTCGGTCTCAGCGGCTTGCTGCCGATCGGTACGCCGGTGTCGAAGGGAGACATGATCGCGACCGTCCACGCGGCAGATCATGACAGTGGAGAACGCGCGGCCCAGACGGTGCAGGCAGCTTACGCCATAGCGCAGGAGGCTCCGCCCAGCCGCCCGGTAGTCCTGAAAAGAATGGCCTAG
- the deoC gene encoding deoxyribose-phosphate aldolase — translation MEIHELRANAAVALSLLDLTNLKDDCTPQAIVELCTRAQTIYGHTAAICIWPRFVGQARAILGADSPIRIATVVNFPSGELSVAEVVAETMGAIADGANEIDLVIPYRKLIAGNESAVTEMVEAIRTACDERALLKVILETGELKDAGVIRRASELAIAAGADFIKTSTGKIAVNATLEAADIMLLAIRDSRRKVGFKPAGGISSVADAALYLRHARTIMGDDWVMPSTFRFGASGLLDDIISILGEGKPLEERTGY, via the coding sequence TTGGAAATCCATGAACTGAGAGCAAATGCAGCCGTCGCGCTGTCCCTGCTGGACCTGACGAACCTCAAGGATGATTGCACGCCGCAGGCGATCGTTGAGCTTTGCACAAGGGCGCAGACGATATACGGTCATACCGCGGCGATCTGCATCTGGCCGCGCTTCGTCGGGCAAGCGCGAGCGATCTTGGGTGCGGACAGCCCGATCAGAATCGCAACCGTCGTCAATTTCCCGTCGGGCGAACTTTCGGTTGCCGAGGTGGTGGCCGAAACAATGGGCGCCATAGCCGATGGCGCGAACGAGATCGACCTCGTCATTCCCTATCGCAAGCTGATCGCCGGCAACGAGTCGGCGGTGACGGAAATGGTCGAGGCCATCCGTACCGCTTGTGACGAGCGCGCGCTTCTCAAGGTGATTCTGGAAACGGGAGAGCTAAAGGACGCGGGCGTCATTCGCCGCGCGTCGGAACTTGCGATTGCCGCCGGCGCCGATTTCATCAAGACGTCGACGGGCAAGATTGCCGTGAACGCCACGCTCGAGGCTGCCGACATTATGTTGCTCGCCATCCGCGACAGCCGCCGGAAGGTCGGATTCAAGCCGGCCGGCGGGATTTCCAGCGTTGCCGATGCGGCACTTTACTTGCGTCACGCACGAACCATCATGGGGGATGACTGGGTCATGCCGTCCACCTTCCGGTTCGGGGCGTCGGGGCTTCTGGACGACATTATCTCGATCCTCGGCGAAGGAAAGCCGCTTGAAGAAAGGACGGGGTACTGA
- a CDS encoding purine-nucleoside phosphorylase has product MSDVIALLVERLNGLLPRYGIVLGSGLGSLVDEVADPVRISYRDLPGFPVSGVSGHAGELVAGWLDRVPVIMLAGRVHYYEKGDPGAMRLPIQVLKGLGVQSLILTNAAGSLREDLPPGSVMQITDHINFSGRNPLIGEESDERFVGMTSAYDADLAAAMRKAAAAVDVPLASGVYMWFSGPSFETPAEIRMARILGADAVGMSTVPEVILARFFGLRVAAASVITNYGAGMTGAELSHEETKDMAPIGGRRLAAVLKAMISGEGADLGNP; this is encoded by the coding sequence ATGAGTGACGTCATTGCTCTCCTCGTCGAGAGACTGAACGGTTTGCTGCCCCGATACGGCATCGTTCTCGGTTCCGGGCTTGGCTCGCTGGTGGACGAGGTGGCCGATCCGGTTCGCATTTCATACCGTGATCTTCCGGGTTTTCCGGTCAGCGGCGTCTCGGGTCATGCCGGCGAGCTGGTGGCGGGGTGGTTGGATCGCGTTCCCGTAATCATGCTTGCCGGACGTGTCCATTACTATGAGAAGGGCGACCCTGGCGCGATGCGCCTGCCGATCCAGGTGCTGAAGGGGTTGGGCGTTCAGTCCCTTATCCTGACCAACGCCGCGGGATCGCTGCGCGAAGACTTGCCACCAGGCTCGGTGATGCAGATCACCGATCACATCAACTTCTCGGGCCGAAACCCATTGATCGGTGAAGAGAGTGACGAACGTTTCGTCGGCATGACGTCCGCCTATGATGCGGATCTCGCCGCGGCGATGCGCAAAGCGGCGGCCGCGGTCGACGTCCCGCTTGCGAGTGGCGTCTACATGTGGTTCTCGGGCCCGAGTTTCGAAACGCCGGCGGAAATCCGGATGGCGCGGATACTCGGCGCCGACGCCGTCGGCATGTCCACCGTACCCGAAGTGATTCTCGCTCGCTTTTTCGGCTTGCGTGTCGCTGCAGCCTCGGTGATCACCAACTACGGTGCCGGTATGACAGGTGCCGAACTCAGCCACGAAGAGACCAAGGACATGGCGCCGATCGGTGGCAGACGACTGGCAGCGGTTCTCAAGGCGATGATCAGCGGCGAAGGAGCAGATCTTGGAAATCCATGA
- a CDS encoding cytidine deaminase → MSRELFEAARHAMKYAHAPYSKFPVGAAIRADDGKVYTGANIENLSFPQGWCAEPTAIGCMIMGGGRKIVEMAVIAEKLALCPPCGGCRQKIAEFAGPETRIYLCDDGGVQKTLTMDELLPFAFKTESLG, encoded by the coding sequence ATGTCCAGGGAGCTTTTTGAAGCCGCACGCCACGCGATGAAATACGCCCACGCGCCCTATTCGAAGTTTCCGGTGGGTGCGGCGATCCGTGCGGATGACGGTAAGGTCTATACCGGCGCCAATATCGAGAACCTTTCCTTTCCCCAGGGCTGGTGTGCCGAACCGACGGCGATCGGTTGCATGATTATGGGTGGGGGCAGGAAGATCGTCGAGATGGCCGTTATCGCGGAAAAATTGGCGCTCTGCCCTCCCTGCGGCGGCTGCCGTCAGAAGATTGCCGAGTTTGCCGGACCCGAAACGCGCATTTATCTCTGTGACGATGGCGGTGTGCAGAAGACCCTCACCATGGACGAGCTCCTGCCTTTCGCCTTCAAGACGGAGAGCCTCGGATGA
- a CDS encoding ABC transporter permease, with translation MDYFDILVSILGSTVRLSIPLIFTALAGLFSERAGVFDIGLEGKMLAAAFASATAAYLTGSPWAGLASGIGVSMAFSLVHGFASITNRGNQIVSGVAINFAAAGLTAVLGQAWFRQGGRTPGLPADARFGPIHLPGAELLHDVPVIGPIYMHVISGNNLLTYLAFLAVPLSWWVLYRTRFGLRLRAVGENPGAVDTAGISVTWLRYRAVLVAGFLCGFSGTYLAIAQSAAFINNMSAGKGYIALAALIFAKWRPVPVMLACLLFGFLDAFANFMQGKSVPGIGEVPVQIFQALPYILTCVLLAGLIGSANPPKAGGVPYVKER, from the coding sequence ATGGATTACTTCGATATTCTCGTCAGCATCCTCGGTTCTACGGTTCGCCTGTCGATTCCGTTGATCTTCACCGCTCTTGCGGGACTTTTTTCCGAACGCGCAGGCGTGTTTGACATCGGGCTCGAGGGCAAGATGCTCGCTGCCGCCTTCGCCTCCGCCACTGCCGCATACTTGACCGGTTCGCCGTGGGCGGGGCTGGCTTCGGGCATCGGGGTTTCCATGGCATTTTCGCTCGTGCATGGTTTTGCCTCGATCACCAATCGAGGCAATCAGATCGTCTCCGGTGTTGCGATCAATTTTGCGGCGGCAGGCCTGACCGCTGTCCTCGGGCAGGCCTGGTTCCGGCAGGGCGGTCGCACGCCTGGTCTGCCCGCCGATGCCCGTTTCGGCCCTATCCACTTACCGGGAGCCGAGTTGCTGCACGACGTGCCCGTGATTGGGCCGATCTATATGCATGTGATTTCGGGTAACAACCTGCTCACCTATCTCGCCTTCCTTGCGGTTCCGCTCTCTTGGTGGGTGCTCTATCGCACGCGCTTCGGCCTGCGTCTGCGAGCCGTCGGCGAGAATCCCGGTGCAGTCGACACGGCCGGCATTTCGGTGACGTGGCTGCGCTACCGTGCCGTGCTCGTTGCCGGCTTCCTCTGCGGCTTCTCGGGAACCTATCTGGCGATTGCCCAGTCGGCCGCCTTCATCAACAACATGTCGGCCGGCAAGGGCTATATCGCCCTTGCCGCGCTGATCTTCGCCAAATGGCGGCCGGTGCCGGTCATGCTCGCCTGCCTGCTCTTCGGTTTCCTCGACGCCTTTGCCAATTTCATGCAGGGCAAATCGGTCCCGGGCATCGGCGAGGTGCCGGTTCAGATTTTCCAGGCGTTGCCCTATATCCTGACTTGCGTCCTGCTTGCCGGTCTTATTGGCTCAGCGAACCCGCCGAAGGCCGGTGGCGTGCCCTATGTGAAGGAGCGTTGA
- a CDS encoding ABC transporter permease — protein MSTASVPLPNWINYALLPLINLILAFLVSGFVVWIIGENPYDALVLMLQGALGRGEGIGFTLFYATNFIFTGLSVAVAYHAGLFNIGSEGQAYVGGLGAALAALALDRYVPWYVTMPFAVVAAALFGAAWAFIPAWLQAKRGSHIVITTIMFNFIGAALMVYLLVNVLIVPGKMAPETRTFLPGGQLPKLDWLMALFGLKLGPAPFNVSFLIALVMGALVWVLIWRTKFGYEMRTLGISRSAAAYAGIPYVKIVIITMLISGGLAGMMALNPVMGASARLQVEFVGGAGFVGIAVSLMGRNHPVGIVLAAILFGVLYQGGAELSFDMPNITRDMIVVIQGLVILFAGALEYMFRPAIVRIYQQLARG, from the coding sequence ATGAGCACTGCTTCCGTACCGCTTCCGAACTGGATCAATTACGCGCTGCTGCCGCTGATCAACCTCATTCTCGCCTTTCTCGTCTCCGGATTCGTCGTCTGGATCATCGGGGAAAATCCCTACGATGCCCTTGTTCTCATGCTGCAGGGCGCACTTGGACGTGGCGAGGGCATCGGCTTCACGTTGTTCTACGCCACCAACTTCATTTTCACGGGCCTTTCGGTCGCGGTCGCCTACCATGCCGGCCTCTTCAACATCGGTTCGGAAGGGCAGGCCTATGTCGGTGGTCTTGGCGCCGCTCTCGCGGCCCTTGCGCTCGACCGTTATGTGCCCTGGTACGTGACGATGCCGTTTGCGGTGGTCGCTGCTGCCCTCTTCGGGGCCGCGTGGGCGTTCATCCCCGCCTGGCTGCAGGCCAAGCGCGGCAGCCATATCGTCATCACCACGATCATGTTCAACTTCATCGGCGCAGCTCTGATGGTCTATCTGCTGGTCAACGTCCTGATCGTACCGGGCAAGATGGCACCGGAAACGAGAACCTTTCTTCCGGGCGGACAGTTGCCGAAGCTTGACTGGCTGATGGCGTTGTTCGGGTTGAAGCTTGGTCCGGCGCCCTTCAACGTATCGTTCCTGATCGCGCTGGTGATGGGGGCGCTGGTCTGGGTGCTGATCTGGCGCACCAAGTTTGGTTACGAGATGCGCACCTTGGGAATCAGCCGGTCGGCTGCCGCCTACGCCGGCATTCCCTATGTGAAGATCGTTATCATCACGATGCTGATCTCTGGTGGGCTTGCCGGTATGATGGCACTCAATCCGGTGATGGGGGCCTCGGCCCGCCTGCAGGTGGAGTTCGTCGGTGGTGCGGGCTTCGTCGGAATCGCCGTTTCGCTGATGGGGCGCAATCATCCGGTCGGTATCGTGCTTGCTGCCATCCTGTTCGGCGTTCTCTACCAGGGAGGTGCCGAACTCTCCTTCGACATGCCAAACATCACTCGCGATATGATCGTCGTCATTCAGGGGTTGGTCATATTGTTTGCCGGCGCGCTCGAATACATGTTCCGGCCGGCGATCGTCCGCATCTATCAGCAACTGGCGAGAGGTTGA
- a CDS encoding ABC transporter ATP-binding protein: MNATSQAPAIELIGIDKKFGAVHANKNINLTVAKGSIHGIIGENGAGKSTLMSILYGFYQADSGAIHVDGRPVAIRDSQSAIAAGIGMVHQHFMLVENFTVLENVMLGAEGGALLGKGTEAARSALKKLEDDYELEVDPDAVIEELPVGLQQRVEILKAMYRGAEILILDEPTGVLTPSEADHLFKILGVLRDQGKTVVLITHKLREIMAITDTVSVMRRGEMVATRKTSETTVEELAELMVGRRVLLHVEKGAAKPGEVFLSVRNLTVKDSRGVTMVDDVSFDVRSGEILGIAGVAGNGQSELLEAITGIRKPASGEILIQGESVTGFDPARLRGLGLAHIPEDRHHMGLVLPFEESLNAILGYHRDQRYGKGLFLDPDAVRKAALDEIEKYDIRPPNPRLKTANFSGGNQQKIVVAREIERDPKLLIVGQPTRGVDIGAIEFIHRRIVETRDAGKAVLLVSVELDEIRSLSDRILVMFAGKIVGEKTPDTGEQTLGLMMAGIAA, translated from the coding sequence ATGAATGCAACGAGTCAGGCACCTGCGATTGAACTGATCGGGATCGACAAGAAGTTCGGCGCGGTGCACGCGAACAAGAACATCAACCTGACGGTTGCCAAGGGTTCGATCCACGGCATCATCGGAGAGAATGGTGCAGGTAAATCGACGTTGATGTCGATTCTTTACGGCTTCTACCAGGCCGACAGCGGCGCGATCCATGTTGATGGACGGCCGGTGGCCATCCGCGACAGCCAGTCCGCGATCGCCGCTGGTATCGGCATGGTGCATCAGCACTTCATGCTGGTGGAAAATTTCACGGTTCTCGAGAACGTCATGCTGGGTGCGGAAGGTGGTGCGCTTCTCGGAAAGGGAACGGAAGCGGCGCGCAGCGCCCTGAAGAAGCTTGAGGACGATTACGAGCTCGAGGTCGATCCCGATGCCGTCATTGAGGAACTGCCGGTCGGCCTCCAGCAGCGTGTGGAGATCCTGAAGGCGATGTACCGCGGCGCCGAGATTCTGATCCTCGACGAGCCGACGGGCGTGCTGACGCCTTCCGAAGCCGACCACCTTTTCAAAATTCTGGGTGTCCTGCGCGATCAGGGCAAGACAGTCGTGCTCATCACGCACAAACTGCGCGAGATCATGGCGATCACCGATACGGTCTCCGTCATGCGACGCGGAGAAATGGTTGCGACCCGCAAGACCTCGGAGACGACGGTCGAGGAGCTTGCTGAACTGATGGTCGGTCGTCGCGTGCTCCTTCATGTCGAAAAGGGAGCCGCCAAGCCTGGCGAGGTCTTCCTCTCGGTCCGGAACCTGACCGTCAAGGACAGCCGCGGTGTCACCATGGTCGATGATGTCTCGTTCGATGTGCGTTCCGGCGAGATCCTCGGCATCGCGGGGGTCGCGGGCAATGGACAGAGCGAACTTCTGGAAGCGATAACCGGCATTCGCAAGCCGGCCTCTGGAGAAATCCTGATCCAGGGGGAGTCCGTCACCGGCTTCGATCCGGCAAGACTGCGCGGCCTCGGCCTCGCCCACATACCTGAAGATCGTCACCACATGGGACTCGTGCTTCCGTTTGAGGAAAGCCTGAACGCGATTCTCGGCTATCATCGCGACCAGCGCTATGGCAAAGGCCTATTCCTCGATCCCGACGCCGTACGCAAGGCGGCGCTCGACGAGATCGAGAAATACGATATCCGGCCACCGAACCCACGGCTAAAGACGGCCAACTTCTCCGGCGGCAACCAGCAGAAGATCGTCGTCGCCCGCGAGATAGAGCGCGATCCCAAGCTGCTGATTGTCGGGCAGCCGACGCGCGGTGTCGACATCGGCGCCATTGAATTCATTCATCGCCGCATCGTCGAGACGCGCGACGCCGGCAAGGCGGTGCTTCTGGTCTCGGTCGAACTTGATGAGATCCGTTCGCTTTCCGACCGTATCCTGGTGATGTTTGCCGGCAAGATCGTCGGCGAGAAGACGCCGGATACCGGCGAACAGACGCTCGGCCTGATGATGGCCGGTATTGCCGCTTGA